The Prunus persica cultivar Lovell chromosome G8, Prunus_persica_NCBIv2, whole genome shotgun sequence genome includes a region encoding these proteins:
- the LOC18787987 gene encoding zinc finger BED domain-containing protein DAYSLEEPER, with product MVLICEEELASNQDQMHGNDDYVPCSDVIVPPTAASQNPTSSPLEPSTGKRKPCKKESDVWEHFEKYDLVLDLKGVDGTKTKEVEKRAECKYCSATYASDTKKNGTNNMWKHLKKQCLQYPYRHKDKNTWTLAFDASKGNALVSRNFNKDDCLDACIRMVVRDELPFSFVEGEGFSEFCSVACPQFNPPSHRTLGRRFLEMYPKMKEKLKVDLRSHRICLTTDTWTSVQNVNYMVLTAHFVDSDYKMHKRILNFCVIDSHKWESIRKLLENCLIDWGHEKILTITANNAATNTKAIEYVRKKINGWKDSNSVLGGVQMCNNPNLN from the coding sequence ATGGTTTTAATATGTGAAGAGGAACTTGCTTCTAATCAGGATCAAATGCATGGGAATGATGATTATGTACCTTGTAGTGATGTTATTGTACCTCCTACAGCAGCATCACAAAATCCAACATCATCACCATTAGAACCTAGTACCGGGAAAAGGAAACCTTGTAAGAAGGAGAGTGATGTGTGGGAACACTTTGAAAAGTATGATTTGGTATTGGATTTGAAAGGGGTAGATGGgactaaaacaaaagaagttgaaaaaaGGGCTGAATGCAAGTATTGTAGTGCTACTTATGCTAGTGATACCAAGAAAAATGGGACTAACAACATGTGGAAGCATCTAAAGAAACAATGCTTGCAATATCCTTATAGGCACAAGGATAAGAACACATGGACGCTCGCATTTGATGCATCCAAGGGTAATGCTCTTGTTTCTAGGAATTTTAACAAAGATGATTGTTTGGATGCTTGTATTAGGATGGTGGTTCGGGATGAGCTACCTTTTAGCTTTGTGGAGGGTGAAGGGTTTAGTGAATTTTGTAGTGTTGCATGCCCACAGTTTAATCCACCCTCTCATAGAACTCTTGGGAGAAGATTTCTAGAAATGTACCCAAAAATGAAGGAGAAGTTGAAAGTTGACCTTCGTTCACATAGAATATGCCTTACAACTGATACTTGGACATCGGTTCAAAATGTGAATTACATGGTGTTGACTGCCCACTTTGTGGATTCCGACTATAAAATGCACAAAAGGATCCTAAATTTTTGTGTAATTGATAGTCATAAGTGGGAGAGCATTAGGAAATTGCTTGaaaattgtttgattgattggggACATGAGAAAATACTCACAATTACTGCAAATAATGCAGCTACCAATACAAAGGCAATTGAATATgtgaggaagaaaataaatgggtGGAAAGATTCGAATAGTGTGTTAGGAGGAGTTCAAAtgtgtaataacccaaacctaaattaa